From the Melospiza georgiana isolate bMelGeo1 chromosome 11, bMelGeo1.pri, whole genome shotgun sequence genome, the window CTGgtacctgcagcacagaggacctctgcagcaccttctcctgCACCAGGGGGTACTTGGCcagctgctcacacagctcCTTGTGCAGCGGCTCTGAGAGCAGGGCTTCGCTGAAAGCGATGTCGTGCTGGCTGAGGAGGCTGAACTTGTCCCTGCGATAGAAAGTGGCGAGGCCCTCGTGCTGCTTCTCCTTAATCTTGAACAGCCCCTCCAGTCCAAAAGCATCCAGCGCCGGGGCCAAGCTGTCCACGAAGACAGATTTATCCACCTCTTGCAAGCAGATGAGATCGGCGCTGTAGCCCGCCAGCTCCTTCTTGAGCAGGTTCTGGCGGTAGTCGATCTCCAGGGCGTAGGGAGCGCAGTAGGGGTAGAGCACGGTGCGGGAGAACTCCGTTTGCGCGTACGTGTCGGCCAGGATGTTGTAGGAGACGGCGCGGACGGAGCCGTGGCCGCAAACCTTTTTGGTGTAGAGGTGCCGGGCGTCGAAGGTGCAGGCGCCGGGCCCGGCCTCCACGGGGCCGCTGCTTTCCACCTCGAGGGCCGGGCCGTAGCGCTGCTCCCCGTCCCCGGGCGTGcagcgcagcttcagccgcAGCCCCACCAGCGCGTTGGACGGCGTGAACACGCGCTCGGCCGCCGCCGTCTCCACCCAGGCCTCCCCAGCCGCCTCCCCGCCGTCCGCGGGGCGCTGCTCGCGGAACCAGCGAAACAGGCAGTGCTGCGGAGCGGCGAACTCAGCGCTCACCTTGGGGCACACGGGGAAGCCGGCGAGGAGCGAGCGCGGCAGGCGGAGCTCGGTGAGCGCGGGCGGGTTGCGCTCCACGCGGTACCGCGCGTCCCCGATGTGGAGCACGGCGCCGTCCTGCCAGGCAGCCGCGTTCGGCACCTCCTCCGCCACCGCGGCGCCGTCGCGGGAGAACAGCCGCACGGCCGGCACCGCCGGCACCGCCGCCTCGCCCTCCGCGCCGCCCTCCGCCCGCGCCTTCTTGCTCTTCTTGCCCGCCTTGCCTTGGCCCTTAGCGGCGTTGGTGGCGATGCGCGCCAGCGCCCGCCCCAGCGGCTCCTCCTGGTCGCGCTGCATGTGCCGAGCGCTGCCGTCGGGCAGCACGAACCGCAGGCTCAGCTTAGGCTCGGACGGGACGCAGCGCACCACGGCGCGCTCCatggcggcgggcgggcggccgcCACCGCCGTGCGGGGGTGCGGCGGGGGAGCCGCGGAGGCTCCGGAGGGCGGAGCAGAGCCGACGCCACATGGACCCGGCGCCGCTGCGGCTTCCGCGGGGCGCGGCCGGAACCGGCGAGCGGGGCGGGGCGAGGCGAGGCTGTCTCAGCCGTCA encodes:
- the PDE12 gene encoding 2',5'-phosphodiesterase 12 — protein: MWRRLCSALRSLRGSPAAPPHGGGGRPPAAMERAVVRCVPSEPKLSLRFVLPDGSARHMQRDQEEPLGRALARIATNAAKGQGKAGKKSKKARAEGGAEGEAAVPAVPAVRLFSRDGAAVAEEVPNAAAWQDGAVLHIGDARYRVERNPPALTELRLPRSLLAGFPVCPKVSAEFAAPQHCLFRWFREQRPADGGEAAGEAWVETAAAERVFTPSNALVGLRLKLRCTPGDGEQRYGPALEVESSGPVEAGPGACTFDARHLYTKKVCGHGSVRAVSYNILADTYAQTEFSRTVLYPYCAPYALEIDYRQNLLKKELAGYSADLICLQEVDKSVFVDSLAPALDAFGLEGLFKIKEKQHEGLATFYRRDKFSLLSQHDIAFSEALLSEPLHKELCEQLAKYPLVQEKVLQRSSVLQVSVLQSTTDPSRKLCVANTHLYWHPKGGNIRLIQVAVAMAHIQHVACDLYPRIPVIFCGDFNSTPSSGAYSFISSGGIAEDHEDWVSNGEEERCSMSLSHPFKLLSACGEPAYTNYVGGFHGCLDYIFIDRNALEVEQVIPLPSHEEITTHQALPSVSHPSDHIALICDLKWK